GCACGGCGTACCCGACGCCCTGGATGATCCAGCCGCGGACGATCAGGCCTGCGCCGTACTTCACCTGTAGCCGCGGGCCGTAGATCGAGGTGATCAGGAAGCCGACAGCCATCGGCAGCAGGCTCAGGCCGCCTTCCAGCGGAGACATGCGCGCTTCACCCTGGGTGGCGAGCGCGAAGACGAACATGAAGCCGCCGAACGTGGTGAAGAAGGCCACTGCCAGCAGGAGGCCGATTCGCATCGCCTTCAGCCGCAGCACGGTGGGTGGAATCAGTGGAGACGCGTCGGACCGCTCAGCCCGGTGCTGGTGTACGCCGAGCAGCACCGCAGCCGGAATAGTTGCTGCGAGGCAGAGCCAGGTCCAGAGCGGCCAGCCGAGCGGGCGGCCTTCGGTGAGTGGCAGGAGCAGCAGGACCAGCGTGAGCGCGAGCAGTGCGGCCCCTACGAAGTCGACGCGCTGTGCCTTGTCTGCCTTGGTTTCCGGGATCAGCCGGATCGCCGCAGCCACGCCGACGATGCCGACCGGCACGTTGACGAGGAACACCGCCCGCCAGCCGAGGTCGAACACGTTTGCCTCGACGAGTACGCCACCGAGGATCTGACCGAACGCAGCAGCGGCACCGCCCGCGACGCCGTACATGGCCATCGCACGGGCGCGGTGCTGGCCGGTCAGCAGGCTGGTGATCGTTGCCAGCACCTGTGGGGTGACAGCGGCACCTGCAGCGCCCTGCACGACCCGTGCGACGAGCAGTACGCCGATGCTCGGGGCGATGGCGCAGATGAGCGACATCACGGTGAAGCCGATCAGGCCGATCAGGAAGAGGCGCTTGCGGCCGAACGTGTCACCGAGGCGACCACCGACCACGAGCAAGGTCGCCACGGCAATGCCGTAGCTGCCGACGACGAGCTGGAGCTCGCCGGAGGTTGCCCGCAGGTCGGAGCCGATGGCGGGCAGGGCGACGTTGATGACGAAGAAGGAGAGCATCGGCAGGAAGGCGCCGAAGATGAGAGTCGTGAGTGCCACCGGCTTCAGCGGCACCGCAGCGGCCGGCGGCCGAGCGGTGACCGGAGTGGTGGCAGCCTGGAGCTGGTCTGTCATGGGTCCAGCCTGCGCGCGATCGGAGCCTGGTGGTGAGAGCCTGCTTATCCTATTACTCGCAGCACCTGGCACCAGGTTGCGCCAGTGTCCATGATGGAACCATGACCACTGTCCCAGTAGCCACCGACAGAACCGTCACGGCGCAGCGGCGGGAGCTCGGGGTGTTCCTGCGCAGCCGACGGGAGCGCATCCGGCCCGACGAGGTCGGTTTCGCCCCGGGCGGCCGCCGCCGTACGCCGGGACTGCGGCGCGAGGAGGTCGCGCTGCTCGCAGGAGTCGGCGTCACCTGGTACACGTGGCTCGAGCAAGGCCGCGACATCAACGTGTCCGCCCAGGTCCTGGACGCGATCGCGACGGCGCTGCGGTTCGACCGGCAGGAGCGCAACCACCTGTACCGGCTGGCCGGGCTCCGGCTCGGCCCGTCGCCGGGCGCGTGTACGGCGCTGCCCCCGTCGGTCCAGAAGACGCTCGACGCGGTCTCGCCGTACCCGGCGCTCGTGCTGAACACGCGGTACGACATCCTCGCGTTCAACGACGCGTACTGCAAAGTGGTCCTCGACCTCAACGAAGTGCCGGTCGAGGAGCGGAACCTGCTCTGGCTGAACTTCGTCTCCGACGGCTGGATGTGCAGCTTCGTCGATGCGGAGATGACCAAGCACCACATGGTCGCGGCGTTCCGCGCAGCGTCCGCGGAGCACGTCGGCGAAGCGCTCTGGCAGGACCTGATCCAAGGCCTGCTCAACAGCTCGCCGTACTTCACGGAGCTCTGGGAGCGGTACGACGTGGCGGCGCCGAGCACGCGGACGAAGATGCTGGAGATCGACGGGTACGGCATCCTCCGGATCGAGCCGGTCAACCTGTGGCTGTCGCAACTCGGGCCGACCCGGGCGACCGTGTACACCGCACTCGACGACGAGACCGAGGGCAAACTCCGGCAGATCGTCGACGCGCCGGACCGGAACGCTGCCTGTCGGCCCGGCTGACGGGGCGGGCCAGCCGGGCCCTGGCCCCGGCCGCCG
This Kribbella sp. NBC_00482 DNA region includes the following protein-coding sequences:
- a CDS encoding helix-turn-helix transcriptional regulator, producing the protein MTTVPVATDRTVTAQRRELGVFLRSRRERIRPDEVGFAPGGRRRTPGLRREEVALLAGVGVTWYTWLEQGRDINVSAQVLDAIATALRFDRQERNHLYRLAGLRLGPSPGACTALPPSVQKTLDAVSPYPALVLNTRYDILAFNDAYCKVVLDLNEVPVEERNLLWLNFVSDGWMCSFVDAEMTKHHMVAAFRAASAEHVGEALWQDLIQGLLNSSPYFTELWERYDVAAPSTRTKMLEIDGYGILRIEPVNLWLSQLGPTRATVYTALDDETEGKLRQIVDAPDRNAACRPG
- a CDS encoding MFS transporter, which codes for MTDQLQAATTPVTARPPAAAVPLKPVALTTLIFGAFLPMLSFFVINVALPAIGSDLRATSGELQLVVGSYGIAVATLLVVGGRLGDTFGRKRLFLIGLIGFTVMSLICAIAPSIGVLLVARVVQGAAGAAVTPQVLATITSLLTGQHRARAMAMYGVAGGAAAAFGQILGGVLVEANVFDLGWRAVFLVNVPVGIVGVAAAIRLIPETKADKAQRVDFVGAALLALTLVLLLLPLTEGRPLGWPLWTWLCLAATIPAAVLLGVHQHRAERSDASPLIPPTVLRLKAMRIGLLLAVAFFTTFGGFMFVFALATQGEARMSPLEGGLSLLPMAVGFLITSIYGPRLQVKYGAGLIVRGWIIQGVGYAVLAVVALTLWPHVSPLKLAVPMLVAGFGSGLVMVPLMGVVLSQVPPAQAGLGSGILLTSQQTCLALGAATVGTAYLSLAGTSWDQGGALAAVALAITAISLLMTPVTHQLRTSGKGA